A part of Deltaproteobacteria bacterium genomic DNA contains:
- a CDS encoding radical SAM protein: MAGPMRWSLLEPVRSRLADERGSLRKQAATRIALCYPSPYHVGMSSLGFQTIYREIHAHGDAAAERAFLPDDVGAWREARVPLCTYESQQPVASFSCLAFSISYELEITGLFEMLDLAGMPVLREERDDRHPLVVCGGPLTFSNPVPLAPFADVIVLGEAEELIHTLCDALTLPRHELRTRLSQHPGFYVPGLSSTWPGVAKADDDRLPARSQIITPQTELRSMFLIEPERGCSRGCTYCVMRRTTNGGMRTVDPERVLELLPEDARRVGLVGAAVTDHPRIVELVRTLVDEGREVGISSLRADRLCARPELISLLAQSGARTLTTAADGASERLRTALDRRTTAAQLLRVAGLAREAGFQRLKLYLMVGLPGEEDRDLDELAELAGEISRILPLSFGCAPFVAKRNTPMDGTPFVPVEETERRIAYLRAKLRGRAEIRPTSPRWAWVEYMLAQGGEDAGHAALDAWRAGASFAAWKRAFRERGVRPRGERRVADGRLRLPRLAAWPVL, translated from the coding sequence ATGGCGGGTCCGATGCGTTGGTCGCTCCTCGAACCCGTCCGCTCCCGTCTCGCCGACGAGCGCGGCAGCTTGCGCAAGCAGGCGGCGACCCGCATCGCGCTCTGCTACCCGAGCCCCTACCACGTGGGGATGAGCTCGCTGGGGTTCCAGACCATCTATCGGGAGATCCATGCCCACGGCGATGCCGCCGCGGAGCGAGCGTTCCTGCCGGACGACGTGGGCGCCTGGAGGGAAGCGCGCGTCCCTCTCTGCACGTACGAATCGCAGCAGCCGGTCGCCTCGTTCTCGTGCCTCGCGTTCTCCATCAGCTACGAGCTCGAGATCACCGGGCTGTTCGAGATGCTCGATCTGGCCGGCATGCCGGTCCTGCGCGAAGAGCGCGACGACCGGCACCCGCTGGTGGTCTGCGGCGGTCCGCTGACGTTCTCGAACCCGGTGCCCCTCGCTCCGTTCGCGGACGTGATCGTCCTCGGCGAGGCCGAGGAGCTGATCCACACGCTCTGCGACGCGCTCACCCTGCCCCGTCACGAGCTGCGGACGAGGCTGTCCCAGCATCCCGGATTCTACGTTCCGGGTCTGTCCTCGACCTGGCCCGGCGTGGCGAAGGCCGACGACGACCGGCTGCCGGCCCGTTCGCAGATCATTACGCCGCAGACCGAGCTGCGCTCGATGTTCCTGATCGAGCCGGAGCGCGGATGCTCGCGCGGATGCACATACTGCGTCATGAGACGCACGACCAACGGCGGGATGCGGACGGTGGATCCGGAGCGGGTGCTCGAGCTGCTGCCGGAGGACGCGCGCCGCGTGGGACTGGTGGGCGCCGCCGTCACCGACCACCCGCGCATCGTCGAGCTGGTGCGCACGCTGGTCGACGAGGGGCGGGAAGTCGGCATCTCATCGCTGCGCGCGGATCGGCTTTGCGCCCGTCCGGAGCTGATCTCGCTGCTGGCGCAGTCGGGTGCGCGGACGCTGACCACCGCCGCCGACGGCGCTTCCGAACGGCTGCGCACGGCGCTCGACCGCCGCACCACGGCCGCACAGCTCCTCCGTGTCGCCGGGCTCGCACGGGAAGCGGGCTTCCAGCGGCTCAAGCTGTATCTGATGGTCGGCCTGCCCGGAGAAGAGGACCGCGATCTCGACGAGCTGGCGGAGTTGGCGGGCGAGATCTCCCGCATCCTTCCGCTCAGCTTCGGGTGCGCACCGTTCGTGGCGAAGCGGAACACGCCGATGGACGGGACGCCGTTCGTTCCCGTCGAGGAGACGGAGCGGCGCATCGCGTATCTGCGGGCGAAGCTGCGCGGGCGGGCGGAGATCCGGCCCACCAGTCCGCGCTGGGCCTGGGTGGAGTACATGCTCGCGCAGGGCGGCGAGGATGCGGGGCACGCTGCGCTCGATGCCTGGCGCGCTGGCGCCTCGTTTGCAGCGTGGAAGCGCGCCTTTCGCGAGCGCGGAGTGCGACCGCGGGGCGAGCGCCGCGTCGCCGACGGCCGCCTCAGACTGCCACGGCTCGCGGCCTGGCCCGTTCTCTGA
- a CDS encoding YceI family protein — MTLVLAAVLAAASVTLEADPNHSTVGFSVKHMVVTTVRGQFPRFSSTLNWNKDDPSRSAIELKVDPSSINTNNEKRDGHLKSPDFFDVQKCPEMTFKSNRIEKSGDKYKVTGDLTMHCVTKPLSLEASFTEQPIKSPFGTSVYPASATGKLKRSEWGLTWNKALESGGAMVSDDVNLDLEFEFLQKPLEGKKEAQAETKAKK; from the coding sequence ATGACGCTCGTTCTCGCAGCCGTCCTCGCCGCCGCGTCCGTCACCCTCGAGGCCGATCCCAACCACAGCACCGTCGGCTTTTCCGTCAAGCACATGGTGGTGACCACGGTGCGCGGCCAGTTCCCCAGGTTCTCCTCCACCCTCAACTGGAACAAGGACGATCCTTCGAGGAGCGCGATCGAGCTGAAGGTGGATCCGTCGAGCATCAACACCAACAACGAGAAGCGCGATGGCCACCTCAAGTCGCCGGACTTCTTCGACGTGCAGAAGTGCCCGGAGATGACCTTCAAGTCGAACCGGATCGAGAAGTCCGGCGACAAGTACAAGGTGACGGGCGACCTGACCATGCATTGTGTGACGAAGCCTCTGAGCCTGGAGGCGAGCTTCACGGAACAGCCCATCAAGTCTCCGTTCGGCACCAGCGTGTATCCCGCCAGCGCCACCGGGAAGTTGAAGCGGTCGGAGTGGGGGCTGACCTGGAACAAGGCGCTGGAGTCGGGGGGCGCGATGGTCTCCGACGACGTGAATCTCGACCTCGAGTTCGAGTTCCTGCAGAAGCCCCTCGAAGGGAAGAAGGAAGCGCAGGCGGAGACGAAGGCCAAGAAGTAA
- a CDS encoding glutamate--cysteine ligase produces the protein MSLDLGGLSAPVSNLGDLIAYVKGAERPLDRWLIGVEHEKIGVRGPRFEAVPYHGPDGIRALLDAIARSAGGTQHKHKENGQPIALLSKDASVTLEPGGQLELSGAALRSFADIRGEIEAHLAQVRRDSHGIAWLACGYRPFGTRDDVPWMPKGRYAAMKSSLGNKGRLALDMMLMTATVQANLDWSDEADLASKVRAATAVSPIVSAMFANSPLVNGRDSGYLDFRYQVWRETDASRCGLLEQMLQPDWGYRRYVEWAIDVPMLFVRNGTEYRDAGDQTFRAWLTSGQLASGEKAQPTLSHWVDHLTTLFPEVRVKRVLELRGADVVPLPLMIALPALWVGILYDKGAREAAAALTSGWKFSELLQFQADVARVALRARGPGGASALELGRDLLRIAQEGLKGWQKTSGLDESRNLDPLSDILGSGRTYAERALELYRASGGDPASVLKLWQIA, from the coding sequence ATGTCTCTCGATCTCGGCGGGCTCTCAGCCCCTGTCAGCAACCTCGGCGACCTGATCGCCTACGTGAAGGGCGCCGAGCGTCCGCTGGACCGCTGGCTGATCGGGGTGGAGCACGAGAAGATCGGCGTGCGCGGGCCGCGCTTCGAGGCGGTGCCGTATCACGGGCCCGACGGCATCCGCGCGCTGCTCGACGCCATCGCCCGGTCGGCGGGCGGCACGCAGCACAAGCACAAGGAAAACGGCCAACCCATCGCGCTGCTGTCGAAGGACGCGTCGGTGACGCTGGAGCCGGGCGGACAGCTCGAGCTGTCGGGCGCTGCGCTGCGGTCCTTCGCCGACATCCGCGGGGAGATCGAAGCGCATCTCGCGCAGGTGCGTCGCGACTCGCACGGGATCGCCTGGCTGGCCTGTGGGTATCGTCCGTTCGGCACCCGGGACGACGTTCCCTGGATGCCCAAGGGACGCTACGCGGCGATGAAGTCGTCGCTGGGGAACAAGGGCCGCCTGGCGCTGGACATGATGCTGATGACAGCCACCGTGCAGGCGAACCTCGACTGGAGCGACGAGGCGGACCTCGCTTCCAAGGTGCGCGCGGCGACCGCCGTGTCTCCGATCGTCAGCGCGATGTTCGCCAACAGCCCCCTGGTGAATGGGCGCGACAGCGGGTACCTCGACTTCCGATACCAGGTCTGGCGCGAGACCGATGCTTCCCGCTGCGGGCTGCTCGAGCAGATGCTGCAGCCGGACTGGGGGTATCGAAGGTACGTGGAGTGGGCGATCGACGTCCCGATGCTGTTCGTCCGCAACGGGACCGAGTATCGCGACGCGGGCGATCAGACGTTCCGTGCCTGGCTCACGAGCGGTCAGCTCGCCTCTGGCGAGAAGGCGCAGCCGACGCTCTCGCATTGGGTCGATCACCTGACGACGCTGTTCCCTGAAGTGCGGGTCAAGCGGGTGCTGGAGCTGCGCGGGGCGGACGTGGTGCCGCTTCCGTTGATGATCGCGCTGCCCGCTCTCTGGGTGGGGATTCTCTACGACAAGGGCGCGCGCGAGGCGGCCGCGGCCTTGACCAGCGGCTGGAAGTTCTCCGAGCTCCTGCAGTTCCAGGCCGACGTGGCGCGCGTCGCGCTGCGCGCCCGTGGGCCGGGAGGCGCCAGCGCGCTGGAATTGGGGCGCGATCTGCTTCGCATCGCCCAGGAGGGCCTGAAAGGATGGCAGAAGACGTCGGGGCTCGACGAATCAAGGAACCTCGATCCCCTCTCCGACATCCTAGGCTCCGGCCGTACGTACGCCGAGCGGGCGCTGGAGCTCTATCGCGCCTCTGGTGGAGATCCCGCTTCGGTGCTGAAGCTCTGGCAAATCGCCTGA
- a CDS encoding ribosome recycling factor, whose product MGMAEDILDDLRKRISKTLDDLRRELAKVRTGRANPALLDAVRVDYYGQMSPLNNVSNVTVADPRLIVIKPWEKSMIPVIEKAINAAGLGVNAQSDAEVVRVPIPPLTEERRREFVKLVKHKGEEHKIAIRNERRDAKELIEEAVKEGELTEDDGKKAMEKVQTEVDNGVKKVDEVIGSKEKDLMQV is encoded by the coding sequence ATGGGCATGGCAGAGGACATCCTCGACGACCTGCGCAAGCGCATCAGCAAGACGCTCGACGACCTGCGCCGCGAGCTGGCGAAGGTGCGCACCGGCCGCGCCAATCCCGCGCTGCTCGACGCCGTGCGCGTGGACTACTACGGTCAGATGTCCCCCCTCAACAACGTCTCCAACGTCACCGTCGCCGATCCGCGGCTGATCGTCATCAAGCCGTGGGAGAAATCGATGATCCCGGTGATCGAGAAGGCGATCAACGCCGCCGGCCTCGGCGTGAATGCCCAGTCCGATGCCGAGGTGGTCCGCGTCCCCATCCCGCCCCTCACCGAGGAGCGCCGCCGGGAATTCGTCAAGCTCGTCAAGCACAAGGGGGAGGAGCACAAGATCGCCATCCGCAACGAGCGCCGCGACGCCAAGGAGCTGATCGAGGAAGCGGTCAAGGAAGGCGAGCTCACCGAGGACGACGGCAAGAAGGCGATGGAGAAGGTCCAGACCGAGGTCGACAACGGAGTGAAGAAGGTCGACGAGGTCATCGGCTCGAAAGAAAAAGACCTCATGCAGGTGTGA
- a CDS encoding UMP kinase: MTAPSRPRFKRILLKLSGEALMGEGKYGISPKTLQQIAQEVRDIVGMGVEVGIVIGGGNIFRGVSASTEGMDRASADYMGMLATVINALALQDSLEKLSVYTRVQSAIDMQQLAEPYIRRRAVRHLEKGRVVIFAAGTGNPYFTTDTAASLRAMEIHADVILKATKVDGIYTADPIKDPSATRYKTLSYIEVLGKNLKVMDSTAISLCMDNELPIIVFDLAQRGNIIRVVQGEDVGTLVGTLKPQQQEA, from the coding sequence GTGACTGCTCCTTCCCGGCCGCGATTCAAGCGCATCCTCCTGAAGCTGAGCGGCGAAGCGTTGATGGGCGAAGGGAAGTACGGAATCTCGCCCAAGACCTTGCAGCAGATCGCGCAGGAAGTGCGCGACATCGTGGGGATGGGCGTCGAGGTCGGCATCGTCATCGGCGGCGGAAACATCTTCCGCGGCGTGTCCGCCAGCACCGAGGGGATGGACCGCGCCAGCGCCGACTACATGGGGATGCTGGCCACGGTGATCAACGCGCTGGCGCTCCAGGACTCGCTGGAGAAGCTCAGCGTCTATACGCGGGTGCAGAGCGCAATCGACATGCAGCAGCTCGCCGAGCCCTACATCCGCCGACGCGCCGTGCGGCACCTCGAGAAGGGGCGCGTGGTCATCTTCGCCGCGGGCACGGGCAATCCGTACTTCACCACCGACACGGCCGCGAGCCTCCGCGCGATGGAGATCCACGCCGACGTGATCCTCAAGGCCACCAAGGTCGACGGCATCTATACCGCGGACCCGATCAAGGACCCGAGCGCGACGCGCTACAAGACGCTCAGCTACATCGAAGTGCTGGGGAAGAACCTCAAGGTAATGGACTCGACCGCGATCTCCCTCTGCATGGACAACGAGCTGCCCATCATCGTCTTCGACCTCGCGCAGCGGGGGAACATCATCCGGGTGGTGCAGGGCGAGGACGTGGGCACGCTGGTCGGCACGCTCAAGCCCCAGCAGCAGGAGGCCTGA
- the rmuC gene encoding DNA recombination protein RmuC: protein MHVRPLRQACAQGGNRMIALLALLAAAVALSVLLASSRAQVRDLKSALLARDAELRSEREVRSAESAARAALEARLDSSEEKHQRLQETFAALSRQALDANTAHLVQLADQVLRRAQESSQAELDRRARAVEEMVRPVQESLGRVDEKIGKLEKAGDVTAARLSEQVRALAAQEEKLRDETAKLATALRAPAQRGRWGETQLRRTLELAGLRAHVDFLEQPVAQLADGVLRPDVAVRLPGEKTVLLDAKVPLEAYLKSVEAPEADREALLVAHAAQLRAHVDCLSRKQYWEAFAGSPEMAVLFLPSEGLLAAALEVDPALHEDAFAKRIVLATPATLLALLLTIAHVWKQDAIAANAREIANEGRELHKRIADLSRHMAKLGRALESALKTYNGAVGSFDSRLLPAARRFEELKASAVDVQLDPLAEVEVLPRLPRPASDEGLPDDAN, encoded by the coding sequence ATGCATGTCAGACCCCTCCGGCAAGCTTGCGCGCAGGGAGGAAATCGCATGATCGCCCTTCTTGCCCTGCTGGCCGCCGCCGTCGCGCTCTCCGTCCTTCTCGCCAGCTCCCGCGCGCAGGTGCGGGATCTGAAGTCCGCGCTCCTGGCCCGGGATGCCGAGCTGCGTTCGGAGCGCGAGGTCCGCTCCGCCGAATCCGCGGCCCGCGCCGCGCTCGAGGCCAGGCTCGATTCCAGCGAGGAGAAGCACCAGAGGCTGCAGGAGACATTCGCAGCCTTGTCGCGCCAGGCGCTCGACGCGAATACCGCGCATCTCGTCCAGCTCGCCGACCAGGTGCTGCGCCGCGCGCAGGAGAGCTCGCAGGCGGAGCTCGACCGGCGCGCCCGGGCAGTGGAGGAGATGGTGCGGCCGGTGCAGGAGTCGCTCGGCCGTGTCGACGAGAAGATCGGCAAGCTGGAAAAAGCGGGGGACGTGACCGCGGCGCGGTTGTCCGAGCAAGTGCGCGCCCTGGCCGCGCAGGAGGAGAAGCTGCGCGACGAGACCGCGAAGCTCGCCACCGCGCTCCGCGCTCCCGCGCAGCGCGGCCGGTGGGGAGAGACGCAGCTGCGGCGCACGCTGGAGCTTGCGGGGTTGCGCGCCCATGTGGACTTCCTCGAGCAGCCGGTGGCGCAGCTTGCGGATGGCGTGCTCCGGCCAGACGTGGCGGTGCGACTGCCGGGCGAGAAGACGGTGCTCCTCGACGCGAAGGTGCCGCTCGAGGCGTATCTCAAGTCGGTGGAGGCGCCGGAAGCCGACCGCGAGGCGCTCCTGGTCGCCCACGCGGCGCAGCTGCGCGCCCACGTCGACTGCCTCTCGCGCAAGCAGTACTGGGAGGCGTTCGCGGGCAGCCCGGAGATGGCGGTCCTGTTCCTGCCGTCCGAGGGGCTGCTGGCGGCGGCGCTGGAGGTGGATCCGGCGCTGCACGAGGACGCATTCGCGAAGCGCATCGTGCTGGCTACGCCGGCTACGCTGCTGGCGCTCCTGCTCACCATCGCCCACGTCTGGAAGCAGGACGCAATCGCCGCGAACGCGCGCGAGATCGCCAACGAGGGCCGCGAGCTGCACAAGCGCATCGCCGACCTGAGCCGGCACATGGCGAAGCTGGGGCGCGCCCTGGAGAGCGCACTCAAGACATACAACGGCGCCGTCGGGTCGTTCGACAGCCGCCTGTTGCCGGCGGCGCGCCGGTTCGAGGAGCTGAAGGCGAGCGCCGTGGACGTCCAGCTCGACCCCCTCGCCGAGGTGGAGGTGCTGCCCCGCTTGCCGCGCCCGGCAAGCGACGAAGGGCTTCCGGACGACGCCAACTGA
- a CDS encoding methyltransferase encodes MPEARHEEDRVSAVLRRRVRCGDPHLGGCGALSADALIARFEEERSRALGRFGRKQAGLYYTPPTIAAEVLAIALRTSGVEDGRVLDPCAGGGAFLVAAARAGLRDLHGFDLDPGALRVARQALRLCGATARLRRADALRVAPREPADLIVSNPPYGHVSVAAERAFLLRAFPALRGGEIDRYAAFLLRALQLVRPGGAAALLVPDTWMFLSRSGALRQEVIAQAEVAALVDLGKPFASAKDTRVQAVVLVRRPALARATYVARRGKALATVSGGELVATSTRGWFVYRSAAERDLCRAMEANAVPLGSVCKVGYGMRTGNNARHVGRREPRGREIGLLGGEDIVPYALRWRPKTLLDPSPLARLVDRQVGSERVAVQRIRTNALVPWARWLEAAVVGRDRVCLDSLSTLSCGDPERLWALLAWIQAVPLQRYHRLRTTDVNVKPSALRELPVPRALLDDPSSLADLARQRAVADGPGAAHALDRRIDACVYSLFALTGRLVDASERGYWGERYSQEIRQLERCMSDPSGKLARREEIA; translated from the coding sequence GTGCCTGAAGCGCGCCACGAGGAAGATCGTGTTTCCGCGGTTCTCCGGCGCCGCGTTCGATGTGGAGATCCCCATCTCGGTGGGTGCGGGGCGTTGAGCGCGGATGCGCTGATCGCCCGATTCGAAGAGGAGAGGTCGCGCGCGCTCGGTCGCTTTGGTCGGAAGCAGGCCGGGCTCTATTACACGCCGCCGACAATCGCCGCGGAAGTGCTGGCGATCGCGCTGCGGACCTCCGGAGTGGAGGATGGCCGCGTCCTCGACCCCTGCGCCGGCGGCGGGGCGTTCCTCGTCGCCGCGGCGCGGGCGGGCCTGCGCGATCTGCACGGGTTCGACCTCGATCCCGGCGCGCTGCGGGTCGCGCGCCAGGCGCTGCGGCTGTGCGGAGCGACGGCGCGCCTGCGCCGGGCGGACGCGCTGCGCGTGGCCCCGCGCGAGCCGGCCGATCTGATCGTTTCCAATCCGCCCTACGGTCACGTCAGCGTCGCCGCCGAGCGCGCGTTCCTGCTCCGCGCCTTTCCGGCGCTGCGGGGCGGGGAGATCGACCGGTATGCGGCGTTCCTCCTCCGCGCCCTGCAACTCGTGCGACCCGGGGGCGCCGCGGCGCTCCTCGTTCCGGACACGTGGATGTTCCTCTCGCGCTCCGGCGCGCTCAGGCAGGAAGTAATCGCCCAGGCGGAAGTGGCGGCCCTCGTCGATCTGGGAAAGCCGTTTGCGTCGGCGAAGGACACGCGGGTGCAGGCCGTCGTGCTCGTGCGTCGGCCCGCTCTCGCGCGCGCGACCTACGTCGCGAGGCGCGGCAAGGCGCTCGCGACCGTCTCAGGCGGCGAGCTGGTGGCGACGTCCACCCGGGGCTGGTTCGTCTACCGCTCTGCCGCCGAGCGAGACCTGTGCCGCGCGATGGAGGCGAACGCCGTCCCTCTCGGCTCCGTCTGCAAGGTGGGCTACGGCATGCGCACGGGGAACAACGCGCGGCACGTCGGGCGGCGGGAGCCACGAGGGCGGGAGATCGGCCTGCTCGGCGGCGAGGATATCGTTCCCTATGCGCTGCGGTGGCGGCCCAAGACCCTCCTCGATCCTTCGCCGCTCGCACGGCTCGTGGACCGCCAGGTTGGCAGCGAGCGCGTCGCCGTGCAGCGGATCCGCACCAACGCGCTCGTTCCCTGGGCCCGTTGGCTCGAGGCGGCGGTGGTCGGGCGCGACCGCGTGTGCCTGGACTCGCTCTCGACGCTGAGCTGCGGAGACCCCGAGCGCCTCTGGGCGCTGCTCGCGTGGATCCAGGCCGTTCCGCTGCAGCGATACCATCGACTGCGCACCACCGACGTAAACGTGAAGCCGAGCGCGTTGCGCGAGCTTCCCGTCCCGCGGGCCCTGCTCGACGATCCGTCCAGCCTCGCGGACCTCGCCCGGCAGCGGGCAGTGGCAGATGGGCCTGGCGCAGCGCACGCGCTGGACCGGCGCATCGATGCCTGCGTCTATTCGCTCTTCGCGCTGACCGGTCGGCTCGTCGATGCGTCGGAGCGGGGCTATTGGGGAGAACGGTATTCGCAGGAAATCCGGCAGCTTGAGCGATGCATGTCAGACCCCTCCGGCAAGCTTGCGCGCAGGGAGGAAATCGCATGA
- a CDS encoding AgmX/PglI C-terminal domain-containing protein, translating into MQFSCESCKAQLQIADEKVRGKRLVVRCKRCGAKIALADPLVSKSPPRVIAPGPASSPRAVSVPDSDTESTRAMDSDVLERALRASRRDDIQNGSPPTQRFAAPPPAIPPDPAVWFAMLHGKQTGPMTRTDLETRADEGELGPRTYVWCEGMDSWQRAKDVIELVALFPQLPGPTAAISPAHRSPHVLAASEGQTSSAATEPGATAGADTQPHAYSMDESSAPGSGHAAAAEQAAPKEATPQPRSATEIEPRAVMFGNAVRHGQGPFIVFVGLMALAVAAIVLWIVLGAAPQKPAEPRPEAESSARAGTRVQTPAPGTAEPPSAATAFVGLTADQVRRKLDENKPALQDCVDDARRHDPDLQVGTIRVATTIAPSGQVTEARIDRQSVDESPLGVCLKRATRKIVFPRFSGAAFDVEIPISVGAGR; encoded by the coding sequence ATGCAATTCAGTTGCGAGAGCTGCAAAGCGCAGCTGCAGATCGCGGACGAAAAGGTCCGCGGCAAGCGGCTCGTCGTCCGGTGCAAGCGCTGCGGGGCGAAGATCGCTCTTGCCGATCCGCTCGTCTCGAAATCGCCTCCCCGCGTCATCGCACCGGGTCCCGCATCCTCGCCGCGGGCGGTGTCGGTCCCCGACAGCGACACCGAGAGCACGCGTGCGATGGACAGCGACGTCCTGGAGAGGGCGCTGCGGGCCTCGCGGCGTGACGACATCCAGAACGGCTCGCCCCCCACCCAGCGCTTCGCCGCGCCGCCCCCCGCCATCCCGCCCGATCCAGCCGTCTGGTTCGCCATGCTCCACGGCAAGCAGACCGGGCCGATGACGCGCACCGATCTGGAGACTCGCGCCGACGAGGGAGAGCTCGGGCCGCGGACGTACGTCTGGTGCGAAGGCATGGACTCATGGCAGCGCGCCAAGGACGTCATCGAGTTGGTGGCGCTCTTCCCGCAGCTTCCCGGGCCGACGGCTGCGATCTCGCCGGCGCACCGGAGCCCGCACGTGCTTGCCGCGTCCGAGGGGCAGACATCCTCTGCGGCGACGGAGCCAGGGGCCACGGCCGGCGCGGATACGCAGCCGCACGCCTACTCCATGGACGAGAGCAGCGCACCAGGCTCGGGGCACGCAGCGGCGGCGGAGCAGGCGGCGCCCAAGGAAGCGACGCCGCAGCCAAGGTCGGCCACGGAGATCGAGCCGCGCGCGGTCATGTTCGGGAACGCAGTCCGGCACGGCCAGGGGCCTTTCATCGTGTTCGTCGGGCTCATGGCCCTCGCCGTCGCCGCGATCGTTCTCTGGATCGTCCTGGGCGCCGCGCCGCAGAAGCCCGCCGAGCCGCGGCCCGAGGCGGAGAGCAGCGCGCGCGCGGGAACCAGGGTGCAGACGCCGGCGCCGGGGACGGCGGAACCGCCGTCGGCGGCAACGGCGTTCGTCGGTCTCACCGCCGACCAGGTGCGCCGCAAGCTCGACGAGAACAAGCCTGCGCTGCAGGACTGCGTCGACGATGCGCGCCGGCACGATCCGGACCTCCAGGTGGGGACCATCCGGGTGGCCACCACCATCGCGCCTTCAGGGCAGGTGACCGAGGCGCGCATCGATCGCCAGTCCGTGGACGAGAGCCCGCTGGGCGTGTGCCTGAAGCGCGCCACGAGGAAGATCGTGTTTCCGCGGTTCTCCGGCGCCGCGTTCGATGTGGAGATCCCCATCTCGGTGGGTGCGGGGCGTTGA